The nucleotide window GGGATGCTCCTCATCCCTCTCACCGTCGGAGATGCTCTGCAGCAACACCAGAATGAATTTCAGAcccctgggagaagagcagagaTGTTGGGCTCAGGGAAGTGGGTGGTGTCTCTCATCTTCCAGCCTGGTGTTTCCAAGCATCCCAAAAACCCACAGTCCCGGCAGTGCATCCCTCTggtgcctgtccctgtgtgtccatccagggaagagagagagaagggcTGGAGCCCCCAGGGCAGGACACGGGCCCCAGGGAAGGATGGAActcccaggagaggctgtggctgagggcagagctgggcagggtcAGGTGCAGCCCCATGGATcctccaggcactgcagtgTCCTGACATGTCCAATCTGTGGGCTCACACTCTGAGGCTGAGTTCccctgggcattcccaggggGAAGATCTGGGGAGGGGTTTCCCAACAGCTGTGCTCCCCAAACACAGCACCCCACGCTGCCCAGCCCACAGGgaccagcccagcccagagagcctAATTTTGGCATTCTCCAGCTCCCCACATGCCGGGACACAGCCGGAGCAGCTCCCGACGCCGTGAGTCACCTTTTCAACCACATCAGCGCCAGCGTCGCGCCTATCTTGGGCCAGGCTGAGCCatgcagctccttctccaccTCCAGGATGTTCTGCAGCGTTTTGAACTTAGCAGGATTGGAGTCATAAACCGCCCGGATTTTCTGAGGGCAGAAAAGAGGGTTGGCTCCCAGGCACAGGGACTTTGGCAGGAGCCCCAGCAATAAACCTGTGACTGGATGAGCCCAAAGTCCCCATGGGAAGAAAAGCCTTTTGAAACATCTCCAGTCCCACAGCATCTCTCCCCAGGGATTCTCTCTGAGTCCTCCACAGTCCCTTCTTACCTTGATATTCCCAGTCAGGTCTGCTTTGACCGGTGAGTAGACGATGGGAGTCCCCAGGCAATCTGTGGTGACAGGGAATGAGAACAGTTAGACATTGGTGACACAGGGGACACCACGGATTTCCCGTAACCAACAGGTTTTACTTaaagcacagcccaggcactgAGACACACTAGCGGGACTAGAAAAAGATCTCTGAGCTTCGTACATGGTTATTTGCTCTTGGGACAGCCCTGCCACCTACTACGGCTCCACCAGTGACCTCTAATCCCCCTGGCTCcgggacacagccctggcagaaAGTCCTGGAACAGCCTGACCGGCACCGGACACTGCCCGTCCGCAGGCAGGCAGCCCCATGTCCTGCCCTTCCGGGGCTGCCACCGAGCCGCCACACAATAGCTGACATTGTGGAGGGCAGCGGGCACACTGTGCCACGAGGGCGGCCACGCCGACACCCACCCATGTCCCAGCACGGGGTGGGATCCATGGGTGgggtggcagctcctgccccggGCGATGCCTCTGGATGGGATGCTCCGGGGCACGGCACGATGCTTCCCAACGGGGCTGCTCGGCAGGTTTGACAGGATCGTGATGCAACTCtggccctggcagagcagccaaACCCGGCGTGAGCCCTGGATTAGGTAGGGGGGTAACCACCCAGAACTGGGGAGGGGGCACCCCGGAGCGGCTGAGCCCGCAGCAGGCCTGGTCCCAGCCCgcatcccccagccccagccacccCGGTCTCACCGAAGAACGGCGGCAGGTGCGCCACGGCCTCCAGGAAGGGCAAAGTCTCGATCTGCTTATCAGCCGGCAGCGGCTTGAACTcgtgctccagcagcagcgcCATGACTAGCGATCCgtcccccctgtccccctcACCGCTCCCCGGCTGAGGGGGCTCTGAGGGCAGCGGGGGCCGACCCGGCAGCGCGCCCACGCCACGCTCCGCCCCCCGGCGCTCCGACCAATGGCTGCGCACATTCCGTACGGCCGGTACGCGGCCATTGGCCCGAGCGGCGGGGGGGGCGGGACCTGCAACCCAATGAGGAGGCCACGCCTCCACCGCCCCCTCAGACTCGGGGCCGGGCCGTACCCGGGACCCCGCGCTGCCCCGGCCGCGTTCCGAGCGCCGGGCGGGCCGGCGTTAATTATTCAAGggagataaatattttataggGAACAGATGGAAAACAAACCTCAACGCGCGGGAGTGATGAAACACCTCAGTGAGGGGTTGGGTGGGAAAATGACACCGAGCGGGGACACGGAGAGGTGAAGAAGCggtgggaggaaaggaggctcagcCCGTCCCCTGCGTGGGGAGGGGGCTTGCCGGTGACAGGGCCCACATACGGTGTTTTTACCGGTTATTCTGGAAAAACAGGTCCTGGGGCGATAGCGATCGGTGGCTGGTAGGGCGGGTGTGGATACAAGGCGGGGGCTGCCGGCTGGTGCCGCCTCCCTCCCCGCTGCCAGACTCCCGCAGTGCCCGGAGCCCGTCCTGAGAGATGCCCGGACCCCCTCCCGGGACGCCTGAAGCCCCTCCCGGGGTGCCAGGAGCCAGTTCCGTGGTGGCCGCGGTGCCCTGAGCCCACCCCAGGGTGCTCGGAACCCGTCCCGGGATGTCCGGAGCTCACTTGGGGATGCCCGCAGCCCCTCCGGCGGTGCCCGGCCTGTCCCGGGTCACGCAGCGGCCGGTCCGGTTGGGTTCGCGGCGGGCGGCGCCGCGCTGGTGCCGTTCCAAGGCGGGCAGAAACAGAAACCTTTAACCCCTGAAACATTTACAACGCCACAAAGCCCGCGGTGCTGCGCGCTCCGAGCCGCCACAGCGGCACCGCGCCCGGCTCGGGCTGTATCGGGGTGCGGCGGTACCGCCGGGCCGGGTCAGAGCGAAGCGATTCCCCGatctcccctcccttccctgctcgCCTTCCTCTCTCCCCGCCTCCCTCCGTCCGTCCCCGCCTCTCTCCGTGCTGGCGGAGCCCGTCTCGCCGTGTCCCTCGGCGGCAGCCGTCGCGGGTGGGCAGCGATGTCGCTGTGgctgcggcggggccgcggcccGGAGCGCAGGGCGGCCGAGCGGCGGGAGCTGGAGGAGCGCAGCCGGCAGCAGTGGGAGAGCACCAGCCGCGCCTTCGCCCGCGCCGCcgcctgctgctccctgcaggcacGGTGGAGCGAGCCCCGCGTCCCCCGGCCCAGGTACGGCCGCGGTCCGGCGGGGTCCCGGGGCGGTGCCGGGCTCCCCCTGACTGCCGGTGTGTGCGGcagcgcggcggcggcgcggagGGACGCggaggcggcggcggagcggctgcagcggcggcgggagcggctgGAGCGGCTGCTGGGCGAGGAGCGGGAGGCGCTGGCGGCGGAGctgcgggagcggcggcggggcgggatGCGGAGCCGGGAGCTGCGGGACGGCCCCGGAGAGTGCGGGAGGAAGGTGAGGGAGCGGCCCGGCCGCGCTCGTCCCGCATCCCGGGGCTCGTCCGGTGAAGGGCCGCTCCCGTGCTTCAGCTGTACCAGCGGGACTTGCTGGAATTGGCAGCGCTTGGTGCCCTGAATCCCTGTCACCCTCGGCGGGGTTTGGGATGCCGAGCACTCCCGTATCCTGACCTGACCTAGCTCTGTGTTCCCAGTTTGCTGAGCCGCTGCTGCACGAGCACTGGAACAAAAACAACGCAGAGCTCCGAGAGGTGATTTTGCTTTTAGTCCTTGCTgccttgtatttattttcaagtttttaacTTGAAAGTCATCATATGTCTACTGTTGTCACTCATTTCCCATCACAGCAACCACCCCAAGTTCTgataaaaaaaggcaaaaaagtgAAAGGGTTTAAGGGTTTAAATAGTTTTAAGAAGCCCTCTCAAAGCTATACTTTTAAAAGTTAGAAATCTGTTCAGACTGAGCAAATTTTCAGAGCTCACAATGTAAATATCTCAGGtgcataaaatataaataatataaaaagtaTAAATCTTAATGTCTCAGCTATACCTGCCATGCTGTGGTGCTTCCTCATTTTTTATTCCACCTTGTGCTGCTCCAACACCACAGTCCTGTAAACACTGCGGTGTTTCCCATGTGACAATAACTCTCAGCTCAGGACCTGGTGGGCACCTCAGACACTCAGATGAGCCCACCTGTGCAGAGAGGGATCCTACTGGGATTTCAGGGCCAGGTGGTGCTCCAGAGAGTTTGAAAGATCCTGGGACAGAACCTCTGTCACTGATGGCCCTGCTGCATCTGTTGTATCTCCAGGCGGAGTCAGAGCTGCACAGGAAGCACGTGAGAGAGGCTTGGGGTGACCAGCTAACACAAAACAAGGTATGGGGGTAGCCCTGGTGTCCTGGTGACTGGGAGGACACTGAAATGTGTGTGCAGGTGGAGGGGTGACACTTGTGCCacgggagctgctcccaggaaggGAACTGTTTACAAATGCATCCAGCATCATGTTGTTTCTTTGTGTCAGGCTAGcatgaaatgctgttttcttttctttgggaaaggaagaggtGACCAAAGTTGAAGAGAAGAAACATTATGAAAATGAGTACAAAACGGCACAAGGGGAAGCGCTGGAAAGAACGAGACAAGAGGAAGAGAAGCAtcagctggagaagcagcaagcagagacaCTGCTTCAGCAAATAGAAGAACTGAAATTGCAGGAGACAAAGGTAATCTTGACTTTCTCCTCATTTGAGAAAGGAATTTGTTGCTTCACTTGGAAATACAGCAAGGCTGACCTGACCTCTTCCCTCTATGTTTGCACTGCAGGGAGGgttttccctgcctgcagaggaatAGAACAGGGTACAAACTCTGGTCAAGCATGCTCTCTGGGATGTTGTAGCTCTCTGATGTACTCCCTTTTGgtgcttgttttttcctttttaggcaacaaagctgaaaaaggaACAAGAGAATTTATtaaagcagcagtgggagctggagaatttggaagaagaaaggaaacaaatggaaGAGCACCggagaaaaaaagagcttgGGTAGGACACCAAGTGGAACTTGTTTTGGATAGaatctgttcctgtgcccaCAGCAGTACTTGGGGCACAGGGAGATACTCCAGGTAGCAGTGGTAGGCTGTAAATATCTCGGTTTTGGTGGACTTGCCTGACAAGGAGCAGAGCCACTGGTGCTGCTGTTACTGCTTTTTTGTTCGTGGTAGCAGGTTCCTTGTTGTCACAGATGTACCTCCCCGAGTGCTGCTGTACAATGATGTGGTGCTTTAGAGTCAGTGTGGTACTATTTTGGTTTTTCAATTTtactttcttcctccttcagtCGCTTTTTGAGGCATCAGTGTGATGTCCAGTTAAGGAGACGGGCACAGCAGATACAGGAGGAGCTGGTAAGAGAttaatttatacttttataGACACTGTGTGGTGAAAAAACTTAAGTGTGGTTTGTGTCTGCCTCTGATTCCTTTAGATCAGGAGGCCCTTTCCAGCTTgtgcacagggctggagcacaaaGTTTATGGGGAAGCAGCAGATGTAGCATCTTGCTGAGCACACCCTTGACATCCTTGGCTCCTAGAGGAGCCCTGCACACAGGCTGGAAGGCTGTTTGGATAATCTCGTGGTTTTTCTCCAGGAGACAGACAGGCAAATCTTATCAGCCCTCCTGGAGAAAGAAGATGAGGATCAGCACTGGCAGATCACACGACGGGAACGGGCCGTGGCAGACGTGGCCTGGATGAAGAAGGTCATCgaggaacagctccagctggaaaaggagagggaagcagagcttGAGACTATCTTCAGGTGAGGCTGCCCACCTCTGATCCTCACCTGAAGAGTGCTGAATGTTCTGGGTCAGGGTCACTGAGAGGCACAGATGGGATGGACACACCAACTGGCAGGGAACAAACCTGAAGAGAAACCCAAGTGCCTCTCTAAAGCACGGGATAGCTTGTCTGTGCCTGTGGAGTATACAGGGGGGTTAACCTCAGAAATaattcttcctctctcctttagggaagaaacaaaaaaaatatgggagaagagggaagaagaatgggaaagagagaaggtGGCCAGAGATCGCCTGATGAGTGAGGTGATGACCTCTGTTGATGATGTGTCTCCCTTGGCTCAATTAAACCATCAATCCACTTGTAACCCAGCACCCTCTGGAGAGTTAGAGCCTTCCATACCAGGCTGGATTTTTTCTGCTTGTCTGGTGTGTTTCCTGGGAACTGTTGAACCATCTTCTCCCTCCATCTCCTGCATTGCACAGGTCCTTGCAGGCAGACAGCGCCAGATCCAAGAGAAGATGAAGTTAAACAGAAGGGCCCAAGAAGAGTCCATTAAGTATCGAGAGCAGCTGATCAGAGAACTCGAGGAGGCAAAGGAAGGGACTCgtcaggagaaggagcaggaagaggaacagcagagagcccgcaggagggagctgcaggcacaggtAGGCTGAGCTCCCAATACACACCTGGCTGCTGAGACTGCCCCATCTCACCCGATTTCCCCTGCACAGgggacagagcacagcctgagagaggaggagggacagcaggagggatcagcccagcagcccctcgaggagctggagcagcaggagggcgagcagggctggcacagcagggtAAGGTCACACCTGGGTCCCCCTGGCACACGAGCCCAGCGTGGAGGGTGACAGCATCGTTGTCTCTGATGTGCACTTTAGTCATCACAGTGCCAGGGCACAACCCTGGGCCGTTCCTTCCCCTCACAGGCCTCTACAGTTCTCCCTATTCTTTTTTGCTGGCACTGATATATTAGGCCCTAACTTTTAAAGAATTTTTGAGACAGACATGTTGCTAATGCCTCAAATGTTGCTCAGTGCTGAAAGGCCTGCATTAGTGCAGTTGGTACAGTGCAACTCCCCTGCCCAATGTCTTTGTTGATTGTCCTGGCTCTAAAATCAAATTTGAGTAACCCTGTCTAaagcccctgcccagcccatcAGCTCCTGTGCATGCTGAACAGCAGGTGTGGAATTAATTCCAGAGCCCATAAACCAGTGCTGGTCTTTGTTTTGACCTCATCAGTTCTACAGTTCCCCAAGAGCAGCTTGGACCTGAGGAATGAGCACGAGATGAAGCTCCAgactacagaaagaaaactctgaGGACTCAAGGAACTCCTGAAATAATGGTGCCTCTGGAATAGCCCACAGTGAGCTCAGGACTTGACTGAGCAGATTTCTGGAAACATTTAGTTGTGGCCAagctgaagaggagaaaagttCTACTGTCTTCAGGAACATGGAGGTTGTGGCACCTTCAGAGGAGTGAGCTGCTTCACTTTGCATTCTGGAGTTTTAGTACATGAGAGGCTGAAGCAACCCAGTAAATAAAAGGGACCTGTGGACCTGAGCCACAAAGGAATCTGTGTCTCCTCAGAAACAGGAGCTGAGAAACACCACAGGCTGTGTCAGACTCCCACCTTAGAGAatcaggctgtgcctgtggttCCACTGGACTTTTAGGAGTTAATTCATAATGCACATTGCAAATCAGTCAGGTCATGggtgctgtggcagcagtgctTGTCCAATTCCTCTCCAGAAGGTCCTGGAGATTTcatgaaatgttgtttttcacttgtttaataaataatgaataactGAAACCTgaacaaggatttttttaacatgagCAAACTACTGCAGCAACAGGAGAGGAGATTGAGTTAATTATTGCAGTTCATTCCTTGCTATTACCATCCACTACTGGAGCTTGACATCAGTCCTATCACAGTGCACAAGGAGCTGTTACAGGGCTGTGACAAAGACTAGCACTTAAGAGTAGAAATCTTTCCAAAGATCTTTAGAGGACCAGCAGTCAAATAAGCCCACATTATTTCACACACTGAAAGGGTTTTTGCATTTTATAGTAATACTGTAAACAAAAGattaaaagtcaaaatattGTACAGACAGAATGACACTGATAAATACAAGGtttggaaaaaggcaaaaatagcttttcctttcctctgcagcattTTGTAAAGGAAGAGCAAGTTTGTTTACAGGGGAACAAGAGGAAATCTAgtcctaaaagaaaaacacatctttGTTACTTGAGGTGCTACAAACTCTGtgactgcagtgctgtgagTGGAGGGTTCATGAACTTGCTGCTGGGGGTTCCTGTGGGGTGTGGACCACTCTGATTTCAGTGtagctggagcaggggctggcagtTACTAAAGTGTCCCTTGGATTTGGATCAAAGACAGGTTTAAATAAGTGATAAATTACACCATAACTCAGTGTCACCCTGCTTTGGAAAGCAGGTAAGATATGTTAAAGAACAGCACACAGCGCTGTCCTGAGAGACTGAAAAATACCATCTGCTGCCTTTCAGCCATGACAATTTAAGGAAAAGTTCCTAGATGATTCCCAgtgtatttaattaattaccaATTGCATGATTTTAAAGTAGGTATCACAAAGGTCATTTGCAGTTTTAATCCCAGCCTGTCTCTGTTGTGAGGCTAGAACTGCTTCTGGGGTTCAGAAGGgcagaaaggaataaaaccccACAATGAAGAACATTAATTTACTGGACTGTCATCTCCTCTCTccattccttccctccctcagaCTCTGGGAGCCACACAGCACCAGGAATCCAGCAGTGCCATGGCACTTGTGCTTGGATATATCCACACAAGCCATGGCTGGCTCCTGGGCAGTGACAATGCTTCCAAATGAGACACAGGCAGAGGCAAAAATCAGTGATTTCCTGCACCACCTGAAATTCAGACTCccaaaaatattctcatttttgaaATTATGGACTGAAACACTTTTGTGAACTGTTACACTGGGGCcaggcagcctggcaggggTTACTCAGTCAAATTTTGAAAGATTTGCATAAAAATCTTAGGAGATATGAGAAATGTTTTCACATTTGGATACGTTGAGGTACAGAGGTTATGTGCTGTGGCAgacacagctgcttttgcacTGGCACTCTTctaacttccttttttttgttaatgagCACAGAAATCTTTAGTGAAATTGCATCTGGAGTTACcgagaaatgctgctgcaaacGAGATGGTGCCTCAAAGATGACAGGAAAATTCTGCAGGAAACTTAACAATGAATTGCTAACTCAGAAACAAAGGATAATATTTTAACCACTAATGCCCTAAAGTAACATCAAACATATATATTAATGGCATAGTGACAACTAAAAGAAATAACTATTACGTTTCAAATTCCTTCCAAAACAGATAAAGTGACAAAGACCTTGTAGAGTTACACATAACAAGCTTGGATGCCCACAACTACTACTGGTTTAGCagactaaaaacaaaacatattgCACAACAGTTGATATGGGAACAGAGAACGTTGGGCTTGTACCCCGTTACCAGGACAAACCTTCTTCCTGCTGGGAGCGGTCCTGGAGCCTGGGGAGCCTCAGCCAGCGGGATCCCAGCAGGGGAGGCTCTGGAGGGATGGAGATGCTGCCCTCCCATCCTTGCAGAGGTGTCAGAGCAGTTCCACCAGCAGGACCTGAAAGCAGAACGTGGCCCCAAGGAAACATCTACAAGAGCTCGGTACAGCGCTGGGACGTGAGAGTGGCTCGACAGCTACTTGCAACATGCTATTACCCATAACTACACTGGCAACACAGGCACAAAATAAGGCAGTGGGTTAAATTAATCATAAAATTGTtagaaaacatgcaaaaataatactgagttaaaaaaaaaaaaaaaaaagcttcttgCCCCTCGTAGTTTTTTCCTCGTAAAAATGCGCATAGTTCCACACCTTTATGTTGAAATCCAacctttaaaaaaccccagagtaAAAAGCCCCGAGTGCCTCAGTTGTTGTTCTCTTTGGTTGTGATGGTGACCAGCTGCTTGGCAGCCTTGGCGATGTCGTAGGCGCACTGGATGACCTGCTGTGTCACCAGCTGGATGTCGGGCGCGGGGCTGGGCTCGGCGGGCAGCGCTTTCCTGCACTCCGACTGCAGTCTGTAGGCACTGGATGTCAGCAGGCGCAGGGAAGTCCTCACCAGCTCCGACTTGGGCTtctgggaagggaaaacagaCGCTGGAACAGGCAGAACAACACAACCTTTTAATTAGCCGGGAGTGCTCACAAGGGTTCTTTGATGCGGGGCGGCTGTGGACAAGCCCTGCCTTCCCCTCGTGGCACAAGCCGGAATTTCTCCTTTCAGGGTGATTCCCAAAGGCTGccaggcagcaggcagggagttTTGCTCCATGCCCTCCCTTAGGAAGTTACTCATGCACATTTCTGGTGCCTGTTTACTGTCCCAGCCCACGTcctggctggcaggaggggacagcatGTCCAGGACGACTGATGCAGGCGGGACAGCAGCCTTGGCTCTTTCCTCGCAGTTTTGGAGAGGTGAGTAAGACTTTACAAGAATTCAGTCGTGGGGATTTCACTCCCTGAATCTGCTGTGAGCAAACAGATCACTTTGATGGATGGATAGCAGATCTAAAGGTGGctgcaggaaagaaatgcagGCAATGGCACCCAGATGGAAAAGGGGGTGATGAGTCTGGTGAAATTCCCATATAACCACACAACTCTTCATGCCACATCCAAGCACCTCCAGTTTTGTGCAATTCTTAAAGAGTTTTACATTCAAGAGTTCAATTAAAGGCCTGCACTCACACTTTAGCCCCTCCCAGTTCCCATGCTAATAAATACACAGGTCCATCATAACCCCATCATTTCTCTCtaccattttcattttgaagggaaataatttctgattttcattctGAAGGACACATGAGGAACAAGGCTGAAACCGTTCTGATGGTGGCAGGTACTTACTTTTGGGAACAAAGCTGCCATTTCTGTCACTGCCACATGTATTCTCTCGGAGCACGGTATATAGCTGCAGAAAGATGCTCTGGGTTATTCATTTTGTAGAGactccct belongs to Parus major isolate Abel chromosome 15, Parus_major1.1, whole genome shotgun sequence and includes:
- the GLTP gene encoding glycolipid transfer protein isoform X2 — its product is MDPTPCWDMDCLGTPIVYSPVKADLTGNIKKIRAVYDSNPAKFKTLQNILEVEKELHGSAWPKIGATLALMWLKRGLKFILVLLQSISDGERDEEHPNLIRVNALKAYEIALKKYHGWMLQKLFTGSIYALPYKSDLLKALEKGKEVKEEESIEKIHQFLTRVTPILDAIYEMYTKMNAELSYKA
- the TCHP gene encoding trichoplein keratin filament-binding protein; the encoded protein is MRSRELRDGPGECGRKFAEPLLHEHWNKNNAELREAESELHRKHVREAWGDQLTQNKEEVTKVEEKKHYENEYKTAQGEALERTRQEEEKHQLEKQQAETLLQQIEELKLQETKATKLKKEQENLLKQQWELENLEEERKQMEEHRRKKELGRFLRHQCDVQLRRRAQQIQEELETDRQILSALLEKEDEDQHWQITRRERAVADVAWMKKVIEEQLQLEKEREAELETIFREETKKIWEKREEEWEREKVARDRLMSEVLAGRQRQIQEKMKLNRRAQEESIKYREQLIRELEEAKEGTRQEKEQEEEQQRARRRELQAQFYSSPRAAWT
- the GLTP gene encoding glycolipid transfer protein isoform X1, whose translation is MALLLEHEFKPLPADKQIETLPFLEAVAHLPPFFDCLGTPIVYSPVKADLTGNIKKIRAVYDSNPAKFKTLQNILEVEKELHGSAWPKIGATLALMWLKRGLKFILVLLQSISDGERDEEHPNLIRVNALKAYEIALKKYHGWMLQKLFTGSIYALPYKSDLLKALEKGKEVKEEESIEKIHQFLTRVTPILDAIYEMYTKMNAELSYKA